The segment GCAGTAAAAGTGTTTGTGCGCCGATATCCAGCAATTGCTTGATAATCACCGGCTCATTCCATGCCGGGCGAACCACTGGTTGCGATGGATACGGAGCGATAGCTTGTAATTGCGCTAAGGTGGTTTGCACATTGTTTGGTGCATGTTCACCATCGATCAACAGCCAATCAAATCCAGCGCCAGCAACCAGCTCAGCGCTGTATGGGCTGCACAATCCTAGCCATAAACCAATTTGTGGTTTGCCTGTTTTCAGGGCTTTTTTGAATTTATTTTCTAACAGATCCACAGTGAACTCCTTATGCAAAGCGGCAGCTAATTGAGCCCATCACGCCGTAATCAACGTGGAAAACATCCCCTTTACGAGCAGGAACAGGGCGAGTGAATGAACCGCCAAGGATAATTTGTCCCGGCTGTAGGTCTACATTGTGTGGGGCTAATTTATTGGCTAACCATGCCACACCATTAGCTGGGTGGTTTAGCACCGCAGCCGCAACGCCAGATTCTTCAATCACACCGTTACGATAAAGCAGGGCGCTGATCCAACGCATGTCTAAATCGCGCGGTTTAATCGGACGTCCGCCTAAGATCACTGCGCCGTTTGCCGCATTATCTGAAATGGTGTCGAACACTTTACGTGGACGGTTAGTGTCAGGATCGATATTGTGGCAACGGGCATCGATCAGCTCTAAAGCGGGGATCACATAGTCCGTCGCGTTATACACATCAAATAAGGTGCAGTTAGGGCCGCGCAGCGGTTTTGCTAACACGAATGCCAGTTCAACTTCAATACGCGGAACGATAAAGCGATCGGTTGGAATATCACAGCCATCATCAAAGAACATGTCATCGAGCAGTGCGCCATAATCCGGCTCATCAATCTGGGAACTGGCTTGCATCGCTTTGGATGTTAGACCGATTTTATGCCCTTTTAATACACGCCCTTCCGCCAGCTTTAAGCCGACCCACTCTTTTTGAATGGCATAGGCATCTTCAATGGTCATCTCGGGATGATCCAAAGAAATTTGACGGATTTGCTGGCGGCTTTTTTCCGCTTGGTTTAGGCGTTTAGCGATTGTTGAAATGGTATCTTGTTGCAACATCTTATTTTTCCTTTTGCACCTCAGCTCGTCATACTTCGAGCTATAACTACGTTAGCTTCATTCGCTAACCCTAGTCACATACTCCTGTATGCTCCTAGGGATTAGCCTCATTTGCTGCCTTGTTCTAACTCGAATTATTTAGAGCTAAGATTTTAAAAGCGAAGACCGTTAGCTAATGTTTTTTTCTAATTAGAAAGCCCACCAAAGCAGAGATATTTCACTTCCAGATAATCTTCGATTCCGTAACGTGAGCCTTCACGACCAAGTCCTGACTGCTTAATACCACCAAACGGAGCCACTTCATTTGAAATAATGCCTTCGTTGATACCCACCATGCCGCTTTCTAAGGCTTCAGCCACACGGTAAATACGCCCGATATCACGTGAATAGAAATAAGATGCCAGACCAAACTCAGTATCGTTGGCGAGGTCGATAGCTTCTTGTTCATCACGGAATTTAAATAACGGTGCTAATGGTCCAAATGTCTCTTCTTTCGCTACTTTCATGGATTCAGTCACATTGACCAATACGGTAGGTTCGAAGAACAGACCACCAAGGCTGGATGATTTACCGCCCGCAGCGATAGAAGCGCCTTTCGAAACGGCATCCGCGATGTGCTCAGACACTTTATCCACGGCAGCTTGGTTGATAAGCGGGCCTTGCTCTGAATCGGCTTGGGTCGCTGGACCAATTTTTAATGCGCTCACGGCTTTCGCGAGGCGAGCTGCGAACTCATCGTAAACACCTTCTTGGACTAAAATACGGTTTGCACACACGCAAGTTTGTCCGCTATTACGGAATTTAGCCGCTAATGCCCCTTGAACCGCAGCATCTAAATCGGCATCGTCAAATACGATAAATGGTGCGTTACCGCCTAATTCCAGCGACATTTTTTTCACGGTATCTGCGCACTGTTCCATCAGTAATTTACCCACACGGGTAGAACCAGTGAAGGTTAGTTTGCGAACAATCGGGCTTGAAGTCATGACTGCACCAATCGCTTTGGCATCGGTACCCGGAACAATGTTGAATACACCTGCTGGAATACCGGCTTCTTCACCTAATGCCGCTAATGCCAGTGCAGATAATGGGGTTTCAGCCGCAGGTTTTAATACCATGGTGCAACCCGCTGCGAGGGCAGGGCCGACTTTACGGGTGATCATCGCATTCGGGAAGTTCCAAGGGGTGATAGCTGCGACCACACCCACAGGCTGCTTGATGGTCACTAAGCGACGGCCAGGCAGTGGGGATGGGATAGTTTCGCCGTAAGTGCGTTTACCTTCTTCAGCAAACCACTCGATAAAGCTGGCACCGTAGGCAATTTCACCCATGGATTCATTGAGGGATTTACCTTGCTCAGTACTCAGGATCTGCGCGAGTTCTTTTTGGTTTTCCATCATTAAACGGAACCATTTGTTCAGAATTTGGCTACGTTCTTTAGCGCTTTTGGCACGCCATGCTGGCAACGCTTTTTCAGCAGCTTCAATGGCTTGTTGAGTTTCCGAGGCACCCACATTACTGACGCGAGCAATCACTTCTCCATTTGCTGGGTTAGTCACATCAAACTGGCTACTGTTTTGGGCATTCACCCATTGACCATTAATGTAAGCCTGTTGGCGGAATAATTTAGAATTGGTGTTTAAGCTCATTTTTCGTTGTTCTCCGAAGACACTGAATGAACGTGTGCGTGGACATTTTTAGCGGACAAGCGTTGGCTTGAAAAACTCAGTCCGGCACAAATCGCCATTACGAGTGCCATAGCAAATGGGGATTCATCTTGTAGTATGGACACTGCAACACTGGCAAGGGCTGCCAAGGCAAACTGAATTGAGATGGCGAGCGCACTGGCGCTGCCTGCGATTTTCCCGCGGTGTTGCAGTAACAGTGACAAACTGTTGG is part of the Providencia zhijiangensis genome and harbors:
- the hpaH gene encoding 2-oxo-hept-4-ene-1,7-dioate hydratase, whose translation is MLQQDTISTIAKRLNQAEKSRQQIRQISLDHPEMTIEDAYAIQKEWVGLKLAEGRVLKGHKIGLTSKAMQASSQIDEPDYGALLDDMFFDDGCDIPTDRFIVPRIEVELAFVLAKPLRGPNCTLFDVYNATDYVIPALELIDARCHNIDPDTNRPRKVFDTISDNAANGAVILGGRPIKPRDLDMRWISALLYRNGVIEESGVAAAVLNHPANGVAWLANKLAPHNVDLQPGQIILGGSFTRPVPARKGDVFHVDYGVMGSISCRFA
- a CDS encoding NAD-dependent succinate-semialdehyde dehydrogenase, which encodes MSLNTNSKLFRQQAYINGQWVNAQNSSQFDVTNPANGEVIARVSNVGASETQQAIEAAEKALPAWRAKSAKERSQILNKWFRLMMENQKELAQILSTEQGKSLNESMGEIAYGASFIEWFAEEGKRTYGETIPSPLPGRRLVTIKQPVGVVAAITPWNFPNAMITRKVGPALAAGCTMVLKPAAETPLSALALAALGEEAGIPAGVFNIVPGTDAKAIGAVMTSSPIVRKLTFTGSTRVGKLLMEQCADTVKKMSLELGGNAPFIVFDDADLDAAVQGALAAKFRNSGQTCVCANRILVQEGVYDEFAARLAKAVSALKIGPATQADSEQGPLINQAAVDKVSEHIADAVSKGASIAAGGKSSSLGGLFFEPTVLVNVTESMKVAKEETFGPLAPLFKFRDEQEAIDLANDTEFGLASYFYSRDIGRIYRVAEALESGMVGINEGIISNEVAPFGGIKQSGLGREGSRYGIEDYLEVKYLCFGGLSN